The DNA segment TATCCTTACGAGCCAATTCAATAAAGTGCGTACCGATGCGATTACCCACACCGCGAGAACCGCTGTGCAGCATAATCCAAACGGCTTCGTTCTCATCCAAACACACTTCAATAAAGTGATTCCCCGTACCCAAGGTTCCCAGGTGTATCACGTTGTTGGTGTTTTTCAACACGCCGTGTTTTTCACACAGCAGCGCAAACTGCGGTGCCAATGCACTCCAGGCCTGTGCCACGTCCTCAGGCACTTCACCCCAGGAACCCTTATCCCGCTTACCGCGACGACCGTACCCTTCGGAACGACCATGAGGTACGGCTTTCTCAATGGCAGAACGTATACCGGCCAACTGATCCGGTAACTGGGACGCATTCAAGGAAGTTTTCACCGCCATCATCCCGCAACCGATATCCACACCCACTGCCGCAGGTATGACTGCACCCAGAGTCGGTACCACGCTACCGATGGTTGCGCCTTTTCCCAGGTGTACATCCGGCATAGCCGCCACCCACTTATGAATAAAAGGCAGGCCGGCGATATTGCGAAGTTGTTGGCGCGCTTCGTCTTCAAACGCCACCCCTTTGGTCCATGACTTAACCGGAACACCCTTGTGTTCATTCATGACTTCATAGTTTGTTTCGCACATCGTTTGTCTACCTCTACAATTTATTGTGTTTTGCCGTATTGATATTGCAGTCCATGTGCCAACTTTGATTTTCGGGAAAAATAATTTATATCTTATTGTAATAATTATCTATTATTTCTTTTTTCGCCAAAGAGCGACTGATCTTTTCGTTAACCCAATATAGAATTGTATCCTTTTCGATAGTTTGCTATTTTTAGCGATATGAAAACAATCGCCATTAGTTTGCTGGGAACCGTGTTGGATCAACGCGGCCGCGGTAAAAAACGCTGGGAAAAATGGCGCCCCACTCTGTCCCTGTGCCAACAGGAAGACCTGCTCATCGACCGCATGGAACTGGTGTTTCAGGCCCGCTACCAATCCTTGGCAGACCTGGTGACTCAGGACATTAAGCAGGTTTCACCGGAAACGGAAGTGCACCACCATTTAATTGAGCTTGAGAACCCCTGGGATTTCGAGGAAGTGTACGGTGCCTTGCATGACTTCGCGCGGGAATATCCCTTTAAGCGCGATAAAGAAGATTACTTAATTCACATCACCACCGGGACTCATGTGGCGCAAATCTGCCTGTATTTATTAACCGAGGCCCACTATTTGCCGGGTCGATTAGTACAAACCTCCCCACCGGACCGCGGCCTGAGTGCTACCGGCCGTTATCAGATCATCGATTTGGATCTATCCAAATACGATCAAATTGCCTCGCGCTTTTTCCGCGAACACAAAGAAGGTACGGTGTACCTGAAAGGCGGCATTGAAACCAAAAACAAAGAATTCAACCGCGTCATAGCCCAATTGGAAAAAATATCCATCAATTCTCGCGACCCTATTTTGCTGACCGGCCCGACCGGCGCCGGTAAATCACAACTAGCCCAACGCGTGTATCAATTAAAGCAGCAGCGGGACCAGGTCAATGGCCGCTTGGTGGAAGTCAACTGCGCGACCCTGCGTGGTGAAAACGCCATGTCTGCGTTATTTGGACACAAAAAGGGAGCTTTCACCGGCGCCGCCAGTCACAGAGCCGGACTGCTACTGGAAGCCAACGAAGGCGTGTTGTTCTTGGATGAAATCGGCGAACTGGGCGCGGACGAACAAGCCATGTTGTTACGCGCCATTGAAGATAAAAACTTTATTCCCTTTGGGTCCGACACACCGGTGAGCAGTAATTTCCAACTCATTGCCGGCACCAACCGCGATTTGTTTGCCGATAGCCGCAGTGGCCGGTTTCGAGAAGATCTACTGGCACGCATCAACCTCTGGACCTACCGCCTGCCCGCATTAAAAGAGCGCATGGAAGACTTGGAAGTTAACCTGGATTATGAGTTGGAACGCTTTGCCCAAAAAGCCGGGGCCCTGGTGAGCTTTAACAAAGCCGCCCGCAAACGTTATTTGCAATTTGCCCACAGCGACGCCGCCCGTTGGCGCGCCAATTTCCGTGATCTCAACGCCAGCGTCACCCGCATGGCCACCCTGGCCGATGGCGGTCGTATCACCGAAGACGTGGTGCAAGAAGAAATTGTGCGCCTGCGTCACGACTGGTCTGCAGGGGCAACACCCGACGACCCCAAAACGGTGACGGCTGGATTTCTTGATCCGGAATTGCATGCACAACTGGATTTGTTTGAACACATTCAATTGGCCGGTGTTGTACAAGCGGTACGCAAGAGCCGGTCTATGGCGGAAGCCGGACGGCAATTATTCGATCAAAGCCGTAAGCAAAAACGATCCAGTAACGACAGCCATCGCCTCAAGCAGTTTTTAGCCAAGTATAAATTGGAATTTGAACAACTGCACGACGACGCTTAACGACACACTGATCACTTTTTGTAACCTTGAAAACTTTTGAAAATCTTTGACAGCTTTTGACAAGTACAGCGCTTCCTGTTTTAATTGTTAGTGTATTATCCACACTAAACGAAAGGACTCGACATGAAAGCAGCGGTTTATTCGGAATACGGCGAAGTCGACGTCATTAGCATTAAGGAACTGGACACTCCTACGCCCAAGGACAACGAAGTCCTGGTTAAAATCCACGCCACCTCTGTAAACGCTTCCGACTGGGAAATACTGCGGGGTAAACCGCTATACGCTCGAATCTATGGTCTGAGAAAACCGCGCTTTGCTGTGCTGGGTTCGGATATTGCCGGGGAAGTGGTTGCCGTAGGTAAAAAAGTTCGTGGTTTTAAAGACGGCGATGCAGTATTTGGCGATGTATTCGAATCGTTCGGCGGATTTGCCGAATTCGCCTGCGTGCCCCAACAAATGTTGTTACACAAGCCGGATTTTATTAGCTTTGAACAAGCCTGCGCCCTACCGCAAGCGGCAGCCATTGCGATCCAGTGCATACGCGACAAAGGCCAGGTTAAATCCGGTGATAAAGTGCTCATCATTGGCGCCGGCGGTGGCTCCGGTAGCTTTGCCATTCAAATCGCCAAATATTTCGGCGCCCACGTTACCGGAGTAGACAACGGCGAAAAGCAGGATACCATGGGCGCATTAGGCGCGGACCGGGTGGTTGATTACACCCGGGAAGATTTCACCCAAAGCGCGGAGCGTTATGATTTAATCCTGGATCTGGCAGCTCATCGCTCCTTATGGCAATGTCGGCGTGTACTAAAACCCGCTGGCAAATACTATATGGTGGGTGGTGCCATGAAGCAGGTATTACAACTGCTCACTCTGGGCACAGTGGTTTCCCTATTCAGCAAACAATCCATACGCATGCTGGCCTTGAAATCCAATCAAGGACTGGATTTTGTATTGCAACTAATTGAATCCGGACATATTCAAATACCGCTGGACCGCAGCTTTCCCCTTTCGGATACCGCCGCTGCCATCAACCATCTGGGCCAGGGGCACGTTAAAGGTAAAGTGGTCATTACAGTTTAGAAACTGCACAACTCCACCAACAGCGATTGCAGTAAAATTTTTTACATTATCCTCTCTGGCCAGACCTTGGTAGAGCGAAATCGTTTACGTATTCCACCAAGCAGACCTTAAGCAAACCCTCCAACAGCGACGACACCAAACTTATTCGATAACCCCCACCTGTCACAAAGTGGGCAACGATGGATCGCGCAAACTAATCCGAATTTCGATTCGCCTCAGTTACAAAAGATTAACTTGATTTAGTTAATATTTGGGATTATATTCCCAATTTTTGTAGCGGCTGATTCAAAGGAATAAAGGATATTATTATGAATATCAAAAAGTTACTGATTTTATGTGGAGTTTTAGCAACGACTGTGGGGCTGTGGGCTTGCAGTGATTCCGGCAATGCATCCCTGAGTGGCAATTCGCGGACTATTGTTGGTGTGATCACCGGATTTGGCAGTGTGTTTGTCAATGGAACCGAGTACGAAACCTCACATGCCAGCATCACGGTTAATGGCCAAAGTTCCAGCGAATCGGACCTGGCCGTGGGTATGCCGGTAGCTCTCAACAGCTCCGCGGATGGTACCGTCACGGCAATCAACACCGCCAATGAATTGGAAGGGATAGTGTTAAACAATGACATGGCAACTAACAGCACACTCAATATCATGGGCCTGACGGTGGTGGTGGATAACAATACTTTGTTTGAAAGCAAGGTTGCAGGAATTAATAGTGCCGCCGCCATTGCCCCAGGAAATATTGTGGAAGTCTATGGTTTCAATGGCGATAACGACCAAGTATTTGCAACACGCTTAGAGGTATATGCCGCCAATATCATTGATTTCTTAAGCGTTCACCCACAGGGAGTGGAGGTCAAAGCGGCGTTGAGCAACCTGGATTCCACCGCCAAAACCTTTATGATCGGCACACTGCCGGTGAGCTACAACGACAACATCGTAGACAGCGGCCCTTTGGTTAACGGTCAGTTTGTCGAAGTGAAAAGCACGGAAGGGATAGTTAATAATGTGCTTATTGCCGGCAAAGTGGAACCCGCGATCAAAGGTGTACCCGGCACCGACTCAGGTGAATTTGAAACCCGCGCCAAAGTTACCCGCGACTATGATGGCACCAGCTTTGGTATCGCCGGTGTGAATGTGATAATCACATCCGCTACGGAGTATAGAAACGGTGCCTCCGAGGCGGATTTGGTTGGCGGAACCTTGCTCAAAGTAGAAGGTCATTTTGACAGCAACGGTGATGTCGTAGCCAAAAAAGTGGAACTGGAAATCGAAACAGAAGTAAGCATTGAAACGGAAGGTTTTGTAAGCGCCGTAGAAACCAGTGACGTCAACATCGGCACAGTAAGCTTGGAAAGTGGTCGCAGCTTTGAAGTGAACAACCTGACGGTCATGGTGGACAACCGCAGCATCGACCGACAACGCATGTTCAACTTGTCTATGCTTGCCGCAGGAGATTACATCAAAGCCGGCCTGCATCAGAACCCAAGCACTGGCTCAGAGCTGGCACTCAAATTAAAACGGGATGACGCTCCTTAGCCACAAACGATTAACCCCTGGTCATCTTTGTGATTGATGGAAATGGATGCTTCCATCGGTCGTAAGGATGGCCATATTACAAGTCGGCAAAACAAAACCCCCAGCCAAAATCCGGGGGTTTTGTGTTAAGCCACATGTGTTAAGCCACATGTTTTAAGCCGAGTATTCTAAACCAAGAGCAAGTAATATCCTTGGTCGACGTTAAAACATAAACCCGCCCTTCAGCCCCATAATCCACGAAGTTTCCATTTGCGGTCCAAACAGATTTTGATACAAAGGCATGGTAAACTCTGCGGCAATGCTGCTCATGCCGGCATTTTCGTACTTAAGCCCCAAGCCCATGTCCAAACGTTGGCCTCCATAGTTTTGAAAATCGGCGGTAGGTGACATGGTCGTATTCAACTCCGGATCAGCGCCGCTGATTCGACCCGTCTCGCGGAATTTAAGATCCAGGTCCGCTCGCATGGTGCGATTCAGAGTAAAGCGTGCCCAGGCACCCGTGGTATATTTATCTCCCAAGGTGTAGTTGTTATCGTTGGTACCGGTACGAGCGGTATACTCAAAATTGGCACCCAGTTGCACTCCACCCAGTCTCGTCTGGTAACCGGCACCCATTATAAAGTCATAAGTACCCGATCCCAGTTGCATACCATAGGGATACTTGGTGACACTGGCACTGGTGGCGGTATGCTGCATCATGCCCCGTTCATCAATACTGCCGGTAGGCAAACTAATACCCAGCTTCAGGTCGACCCCTTTGACAGGTGCTTCTACAGTAATCACGGTGTCCGCCAGTCCGGCGTTGGACATCGTAGACTCTGTCCCATCATTAGATACCATTCCCATGTTATTACTCATATAATGCCCCATCCCCATGATCATATAATTGCGGGTGTGGTACATAAGCATGACCATGTGCATATCCATCGTCATATCCGTCGGCGCCATGTTGTAGTTATAAGAGGTTCCGTTGACGACCACTTTGGATGAAACACTGTCCGTGGTATCCAACAAACCGTCCATATACATGCGTTCGTATTTATATTCCGCCATGAGCATACCCCCACCCTTGTGACTGTGGCGGGAGTGATCAATACGGGCGCCATGGCGCATTAAAGTTCCATCGGGCATTAAATGGTAACCCTCCGGCGCCACCGCACGACTGGGATCGTTGGCCATTAACACACCACCGGCCATAGTGTGGTAACCGGGCGGAATCGCACCAAAATCATCCACTGTTGCCGCCGAACCGGTTTTTTGAGCTTGTGCCGCTTCCATGCTTCCCGCAACAGCCTCTCCACCGATGGCGCCACTACCAAGAGAATCACTGCCCGTGGATTCACTGTTGATTTCATTACTGAGAGCATCAAGCAAGTCGCCGGCAGCCGATCCTTCTTCTATTTTGCGCAATACACCATCTTCCGACAACCGGTAGCCTTCCGGTGCCACCGCCTTTGAGGGATTATTGGCCATAATGTCACCATTAGGCATGCGGTGAAATCCTGGTGGTATTTCTTCCGTCGCAACAGAATTCGTAGGAATCACAGTTAAACAGGCCAGCATAAGTGCTGCGGGCGCAAAACCAATTGCCCCCTTTTTATGGTTAGTTTTGTGGTTAGCATTCATAGAAACCCCCACTTTATTCAAATTGTTTTTATTTGTATTCATCGGTATCTCCTAATTTCGTCGTCGACCCATCCCCCGCTAACGGGGGATGCGCGTAATCTTTATTGGCCCATACTTTACTGACCAATACTTTCGACGAACCACACATGGTGCATGGCTGTACTGGAAGTGCTCATGTGCTGATCCCAGGCAACACCCACCTTTCCGTTATTATTGATAGCGATACTAACGCTGCCTGCATCGTTGTCTGCGGCCGTGTCGTAGGAAGCCAGCAGCGAAGGCTCCATTCCCCACGCCTGGCCCATCGGTGCAACGTTGAGATACACATTGTCCAGTTCATCGGTACGATTCAAACTGGTCCATGCGGCGTAGGCGTTACCGGCAGCATCCAATACATATTGCAGATTGCTTTCACGCTCCGCGTTAACTCCGCTTACCTGGGATGGTGCTTCCACATGCCACATGGACATACCATTGGTATCGGTCATGTAGTGAATCATCGCCGTCATATAACGGACCGGAGAATTACTGTTTCCGTCTGTCGTGTATTCCCGCCAGGCTGCCATGAAATGATAGGCGTCACCTGCGACGATGACTACATCGCTACGACGGCGTAAACGCACACCATCGCCGGTGGTTTTGTTATTAATATTTCCTCTGGCTGACCATCCGTTACCATCGTAAATATAGGCATTAATCGTGTTATTACCCGTGTCGGTGGATAACACCACGGTGTTACCACCGGCAGTGGCCACATCTGTTTGATTAGTGGTCATACCGCTTGGACCATTGGATTCCGCCGACCATCCCTGCATAGGTACATAAACAGCCATTTTCAGATTAAACCCGCCAATGTTGGTATTGGGATTGTCCACCAGCCAGGATACCTGCACCTCACCATTGGCGTGCACCACATGGGGAGTCAACACGTTGCGGGAAGGTACGGTTAAGGTTTCGGTATTTAACCAACCCCTGCTTTGCATATAGTGTTTGGCATGTATGTCCGTAGAGGTATCGCCGATGTCGCTCCAGACAACCGATACCATGCCCGTTTCATTGGTGGTTAGCTGGCGGGTTCTGCGACTGGTACGGGCATTGATCTCCGGCACAAGTCGTTTACTCCACCCTGCAGCCGGATCAAAGTTAGCCAAATACAAAACTTCACCGTCACTAATCAAACCATACAGCATACCGCTGGCAGGAATGGCCTGCATGGACTCCAATACTGCCGCTACCGACAAATCACTAAACAGGTTGCTATCCGCCAATGCATTAGCCCAAACAGCGTTGTCTTCACTACGAATCACTTGATTGGTAACCGTTGTCACGGAGTTTTCTCCACGACTGATATTGGCCATCCCAATACGTATGGAAGTCACATCCGAATCATCCATAGCCACTTGAGGGCCATACATGCGGAAGCGGCTGGTACTGTGCATCATTTGCGATACCATAACCGGTGTCGTCCAACCGCTAATAGTGGGAATGGCGTTACCACCCGCTGAGGGGTCGGTCGTGCCGGTTCCCGGGTTGGTAGGCTGGCTTGGCGTACCCGTACCTGTGCCAGAATCAGTGGCCGGCGTAAGATTGGTAAGAGACGTAGCCCGGCTATTTCGATGCACGCTCACCATATCATTGTTGCCGTCTGAATGACCGACGACCCAGACGGTGTGCGGTATATCGTTATTGTCCAATGCGGTAGCCAGGGACTGAATGTGACCGCTTCCGTTCAACACGGTTCCAATCAACTCCTTTTGCGACCAAGGCGTACTCATGGCTTCTTTATAGCTGGCGACCACGTTACTGCCGCCGGACGTGGATTCCACCCAGGCCGCCGCCACTTTACCCGCATCATTCATACTCAGTTCAAGCGCAGCGACTTCCGATTGAGTCCAGGCATGCATAACAGTGGCTGCAGTATGCCAACCCATGCTTGGCATGTACTGCGCCGCTTTAAGAACATTCATCATGCCACTGGCATTTTCAGCCGCCATGGCCGAGTCTTTTTCCACCCAAGCCACGCTGATATGACCCGCAGTGTTCTTGGCATACACAGGAGCCAGGGCAATAGTGGATGTTGAAGTGGCGGATTGCCCATCCAAACGTTGCTCTGTTCCCCAAGCCGAACTGCTGTAAGACAGGCTGTAGATTTCGTGCATGGCCATACCATTAGTCATTTGCATTTGGGTATGTAAAACCATTACCAAATCGTCATTGCCTGCACCCCGGTTGAGAACGCCGGAAGCCAATCGGTTCAACATGACACCACCGGTGGTTACTGAAGACACCGTACCCCATACTTTATTGACGGTGTCATAAGTTGCCGTTTGCAGTGATGTCGCCCCATTTTGCTGCTCCAGCCACACAGCCCGAATATTATTGT comes from the Gammaproteobacteria bacterium genome and includes:
- a CDS encoding RtcB family protein; the encoded protein is MCETNYEVMNEHKGVPVKSWTKGVAFEDEARQQLRNIAGLPFIHKWVAAMPDVHLGKGATIGSVVPTLGAVIPAAVGVDIGCGMMAVKTSLNASQLPDQLAGIRSAIEKAVPHGRSEGYGRRGKRDKGSWGEVPEDVAQAWSALAPQFALLCEKHGVLKNTNNVIHLGTLGTGNHFIEVCLDENEAVWIMLHSGSRGVGNRIGTHFIELARKDMERWLIQLPDRDLAYLPEGTEHFDQYVEAVQWAQEFARINREVMMARVVTALRGQIPLAFETHVEAVNCHHNYVSREHHYGKNVLVTRKGAVRAREGELGIIPGSMGARSFIVRGLGNEESFHSCSHGAGRVMSRTQAKKLVSLAEHVEATKDVECRKDAGVIDETPAAYKPIDRVMAAQKDLVEIVHTLRQVVCVKG
- the rtcR gene encoding RNA repair transcriptional activator RtcR; the encoded protein is MKTIAISLLGTVLDQRGRGKKRWEKWRPTLSLCQQEDLLIDRMELVFQARYQSLADLVTQDIKQVSPETEVHHHLIELENPWDFEEVYGALHDFAREYPFKRDKEDYLIHITTGTHVAQICLYLLTEAHYLPGRLVQTSPPDRGLSATGRYQIIDLDLSKYDQIASRFFREHKEGTVYLKGGIETKNKEFNRVIAQLEKISINSRDPILLTGPTGAGKSQLAQRVYQLKQQRDQVNGRLVEVNCATLRGENAMSALFGHKKGAFTGAASHRAGLLLEANEGVLFLDEIGELGADEQAMLLRAIEDKNFIPFGSDTPVSSNFQLIAGTNRDLFADSRSGRFREDLLARINLWTYRLPALKERMEDLEVNLDYELERFAQKAGALVSFNKAARKRYLQFAHSDAARWRANFRDLNASVTRMATLADGGRITEDVVQEEIVRLRHDWSAGATPDDPKTVTAGFLDPELHAQLDLFEHIQLAGVVQAVRKSRSMAEAGRQLFDQSRKQKRSSNDSHRLKQFLAKYKLEFEQLHDDA
- a CDS encoding NAD(P)-dependent alcohol dehydrogenase codes for the protein MKAAVYSEYGEVDVISIKELDTPTPKDNEVLVKIHATSVNASDWEILRGKPLYARIYGLRKPRFAVLGSDIAGEVVAVGKKVRGFKDGDAVFGDVFESFGGFAEFACVPQQMLLHKPDFISFEQACALPQAAAIAIQCIRDKGQVKSGDKVLIIGAGGGSGSFAIQIAKYFGAHVTGVDNGEKQDTMGALGADRVVDYTREDFTQSAERYDLILDLAAHRSLWQCRRVLKPAGKYYMVGGAMKQVLQLLTLGTVVSLFSKQSIRMLALKSNQGLDFVLQLIESGHIQIPLDRSFPLSDTAAAINHLGQGHVKGKVVITV
- a CDS encoding DUF5666 domain-containing protein — translated: MNIKKLLILCGVLATTVGLWACSDSGNASLSGNSRTIVGVITGFGSVFVNGTEYETSHASITVNGQSSSESDLAVGMPVALNSSADGTVTAINTANELEGIVLNNDMATNSTLNIMGLTVVVDNNTLFESKVAGINSAAAIAPGNIVEVYGFNGDNDQVFATRLEVYAANIIDFLSVHPQGVEVKAALSNLDSTAKTFMIGTLPVSYNDNIVDSGPLVNGQFVEVKSTEGIVNNVLIAGKVEPAIKGVPGTDSGEFETRAKVTRDYDGTSFGIAGVNVIITSATEYRNGASEADLVGGTLLKVEGHFDSNGDVVAKKVELEIETEVSIETEGFVSAVETSDVNIGTVSLESGRSFEVNNLTVMVDNRSIDRQRMFNLSMLAAGDYIKAGLHQNPSTGSELALKLKRDDAP